From the genome of Brassica oleracea var. oleracea cultivar TO1000 chromosome C4, BOL, whole genome shotgun sequence:
NNNNNNNNNNNNNNNNNNNNNNNNNNNNNNNNNNNNNNNNNNNNNNNNNNNNNNNNNNNNNNNNNNNNNNNNNNNNNGGAATATGTCCCTCGGTATATTCCGAAAGTTTTTTTATAAACGGATCGATCGATGGATATACGTCCAAAAACGCATCGATCGATCGAGTACTCCGAGGAGATATCCCGACGAAGTTCTCCCTCGGTATATTCCGAGGAGTTTTCCGACAAACAAGTGATCCTTGGAATTTCCTCGGAAATATGTTTCCACAGAATTCCGTCGGAAAATTCCGAGGGATTTCCGAGGAAAGAAGAAATTCCGAGGAATTATTTCCGAGGACTTGTTTCGTCGGTATGTCGTCGGAATAACGTTATTCCGACGAAATTCCGACGATTTTTTCCCTCAGAATCCTTGCTGTTTTCTTGTAGTGATAAGACAGATATGGAGCGGAGGACAATCTTTACTGCTTCTTTTAGGCATAATATATACCGGGCTGGCACTCACCGTACTATACATTATAAATCTCACAACAGTTTTTTCTTGGTGGAAGCTTTTAAATAGTGCTAACTTAAGTTACATATATCACACTTTAATTTATAATTCCTTTTTATATAATTTATATTCTATTTAAAATAACACGGCCATTTGTTTATTTTTCACAACTTTATGTGCATTTTTCGATTCATCAATCATGCTATACAAGTGCTACAAAATGCATCTTGATATAAAAGTAACCATAAACTAAAAAAAATATAGATATTTGGAAGATTATGGAAACTATAATATGACTAAAGTGTTTTTTGGCAAAAAATAGTAGTGATGGCGGGCCATGAATCACGTGGATAAAGCGTGGGATGGAAATGAGAAAAAAACAAATGGAGAAGAGAGAAAAGCTGATTTTACAAATCTCCTCTAATCCTTTCTCAGCCAATTATGATCAATCTCCCACGTGGGACTTCTGGCCCATGCATACACATCATATTTCAACTATTCACTCGTTTGTCTTCTTCTTTTTTGGGTGATCTTCTTCTATATATGTGTGTCTATCTCCACAAGTGGCTTTTAGAGAAGACACTCGTTTGAGTTGTAGTGTTAATACTAGGGTTTCTATTACCAATGGCTGATTCTTCTTCTGCTTCTTACATTCACATGGTAATATGTTTATATGATTCAAGAACTCCGTATGTTTTTAGCAAAAAAAAAAAAAAAAAACTCCGTATGCACTCTTCTTCACAAATAATTGATAAGCGATTCTATTTGTGGTTTATTTATATCTCAATATCTTTGGACCATGCGTTTATATATGTACAGGTGCACCACATGATAGAAAAATGTTTGATCTTCAACATGAGCAAAGAAGAGTGCGTGGAAGCTCTCTCTAAGCATGCAAATATCACTCCTGTCATCACCTCTACTGGTTTTCCTCTCTCTCCTTTTCTTAATTATACCATCATGTAGAATTTCATTTTGCCATATAATACCTACATATATGTTTTCCGAGAGTGATCGATCTTTGGATGTTTTGCATTATTATAAGTGCTCATGTGTAATTCAAAGACTAGTAATATAAAGTGCCTTTAACATACAAAATTACAATTTGCTTACATATATAGAAAATAATAAACTACGTGCAACCTGTATATATTCAAATCGATTTTGTGCAATAGATTAATTTTCAATCTGTTTCCTCATAATAAATTGAATGTTTTACAGTTTGGAAGGAGTTGGAGAAAGAGAACAAGGAGTTCTTCAAGGCCTATGAAGAGAGGCAAAGCAAACAAGAGCAAATGTCGGAGGAAGAGACAACCCAGTTGATCCTGAAGATAATATCGGATTCATCTAAAGAATCCGACGACTGATCGCGATGTTCGTTAGATCTCAAAAACCTTATATAGTTTATATCTATGAATCTCATTAAAACGTTTTCATGAATGTTACATGTATACCATTTTCTACGACGTAAAAAAAAAAAAGAAAAAAAGTATACCATTTTCTACTATATTCTCATCGGTCTATGCAATAAGAGCATTGTTATCGCGGGCTCTTGAGCCGCGTATCTTGTTTTTTTAGAATTAAAAAAAATAAAAATTGCCTAATTAAAGAGGATACTAGCTTAATGAAGGCACACAAGAGACGTTTGTTGTGCACACGTGTCATAATATCAACCCTCTCTTTCGCTCTCCACCAAAGCTTCCTCTCTCTTTTTCTCGTGTCTCCTCGACGACTCCGAAGGCATCTGGTGATCTCTCCTCGGCGATGACCTCTCTGCGACGGAATCAACCGATGATGAGTCGTCGATGGAATCAGCCGGCGTTTCTAGTGGTTGAATCGTCGTTTCTGTCGCTCTCCTCGACGCCTCCGTCTCTCTCTCGATCTCCTCAACGACGACGCCTCCGCGTCTCTCTGGCTCTCCTCGACGGCTCTCCTCGACGGCTCACCTCGACGAAATCAAATCCAAAGGTAAGGCTATGTATTTGTCCTTTAAAGTCTGAATCCTTCTTTGTTATTTTGATTCGTTTGTTGTGTTGCATGCGTATCTTGTCTTTGTTTATATCTCTGTCTTGGATTCAACAGAAGAAGTCTCTTGTGTTTGTTTATGTCTGTGTCTTGATTCAACAGATGATGGCTTCTTGTGTTAGATGTCTGATCTGTTAGATGTTAATAGGATTGTGGTCTGGAACGAATTGCATTAGAGGATTGTGTGTTGATATATCGATCAGTTCTGATTCATTTTGGTTGTCTCTGTATTTGTTTCTCTAGATGGACGGATCCAGAGGCATGAAGCTTCTTCAAAGAAGGTCACAGAACAATTACACTACAGGTACATCTTCTACCTTTGATATGTTTCAATGTTTGTAGGATTCTGGTCTGAATTGTGTCTAATCTCGTCTGGTTTGAAATAAATTCATGGTGATTAATGAGTTAGGTAGAAGAATTGATTGTGGTCTGGAACGAATTGAATTACAGGATTGTGTGTTGATATATTACTAATTTCTAATTCATTTTATTTTGTATCTCTCTTTGTTTCTCTAGATGGACGGATCCAGAGGCATGAAGCTTCTTCAAAGAATATCACCGAACAATTACAATACAGGTACAGCTTCTACCTTTAATCTGTTTCAATGTTTGTAGGATTCTGGTCTGAATTGTGTCTACTCTCGTCTGGTTTGATATACATTTATTGTGATTAATGAGTTAGGTAGAAGAATTGATTGTGAATCTCGTCTGGTTAGGTTGAAATATATGCTTAACTGTGGTTAATGACTTAGCTTTATGTCAACTCGAATTGGTTGTGGAAGTAAAACTGTGATTATACTTTCTGTCTTCCATAAAGAGATAGCAGAGTTTAATGTAGAGGAAGGTCGGTTG
Proteins encoded in this window:
- the LOC106340475 gene encoding uncharacterized protein LOC106340475 encodes the protein MTSLRRNQPMMSRRWNQPAFLVVESSFLSLSSTPPSLSRSPQRRRLRVSLALLDGSPRRLTSTKSNPKMDGSRGMKLLQRRSQNNYTTDGRIQRHEASSKNITEQLQYRSRRVWHCRFTE
- the LOC106340477 gene encoding uncharacterized protein LOC106340477 — encoded protein: MADSSSASYIHMVHHMIEKCLIFNMSKEECVEALSKHANITPVITSTVWKELEKENKEFFKAYEERQSKQEQMSEEETTQLILKIISDSSKESDD